From Quercus robur chromosome 8, dhQueRobu3.1, whole genome shotgun sequence:
AGTTATTCACTGTGGTTCCAAGTTATTAATTCACTGTGGTttaccaacccaaaaaaaattattactctCTCTTACGATTATGAATGTGTTAGGACTTAGGTTAGGATACCCAGGCCTTTGGGCTATGCATATGGTCTTATTAAAAATGTATGAGTTAATTACTAGGGTAGACTGTAGAGGTTAATTAATTCGAAATCATGCTTAATTATTCTCACCTAAGGCTAAACTACCGTACATATTAATTTGTGAGAAAGGTAACAGCATTAATTGAAACTAACAATCACTCGTTCCAGCCAATTGGTGACATTGATGAGGCTCTTCAACCATTCGAAAAtattctaaatacaatttaTAAAAGGGTCTTGTTATAATcccactaaaaaataaaaaccttgttAATCGTTTggatgaaaactgaaaatattgtagtaaaataatttttaaatgtgtgaatagtaccataaaaactatttttaatgaaaaagttgttgaaaagtaaAGTTTATGAGTCTCATAAATCCACTAGTATGCATTGTTTaccctttaaaataaaaaaataaaaaaaaaagaggctgaAACACAGACGCAAAACGCGCTGCCTTGAAACTGCACCATAAAGAACTTGTAATACATACATAACGCCCATCAATCTCTCTAGCTAGCTAGCTTAAACTTCCATCCTCAATATTTCATGGACTACACTCTTGAAATACATATGATATGAACCTGTAATGTTACACCCACCAAAGATGTCTaactatatattaaattaaaccCCAAAAAAGCAAAGACGAAAATAAGATGGGACTTCTTCTATCTATAGGATTTAAGAATTGCACCACAATATGTGCATATAATTGCCTTCCAAGATTTCCAATAGAATGGCACATAACAAAATCTTGTAGCAGTCTTCATCTCAGCCACCCTAGCTCCACCGCCGCACCGTGAACAAGTCCCGGCCGCTGGCTTGCTCCGCCGCACTTTCCTTGTTTGATCAACCAGAAAACACATATAAACCATGCTGTTTATATATAAGCTGTGTGTTTAAAGTTTTGTGTATAGGAAAGGAATTATATTAGGAATGGAGAAAATAGCTTGTGAAATAGTTGAGGACTTTGTGAAAGAAGCCTTCTTTTTATACATGCATGAAAGGAGTTATAGATCGAGTAACTTTCCTTGGTATCTTAATTGTAGACGGATTGATTAAGTGACTATCGTGGGTTATTATTAAAGAGTTGTTCGAGAATTAGTAGGAATTTTTGGTATGGAAGCTTTCACTCTGAAAGGCCTATGCAAACGTGCCACGCGTGATTGATAGTTGGAAATAAATGTAACTGGGGGGCTATGGACTGCAAGATCTGGTACGTACACGTGGACAGAGAAACATGATCCAGTAAGTAATTAAGGGTATCAGGCTTCGGGTACATGAAAAATGAATGTGGGTGGCAGTTGTTAGGTACTAGGTGCCTGTTGATTTTGGGCTGGCTTGTTTGACCACAAAGAAATTTGTAGTTTCAGCGTTTCACACACGTGAGCCCAAATTTGGagacaaaaattataaaacaaccTTTTAGCTTGTGTTTGTTTCCCTAGAAAATTCTACTACAATTCTACCTTTCACATACCatgtatctaaatttttttttgactgacCATGTATCTATTcttaactcattttttttatggctCTAAAAGACAACTATATAATCACTTATGtgtttaagggaaaaaaattattaacttttagaTTAGcactttaccctttttttttttagtattttctgtcgaattaacaaaaaaaattgacactttaatttctttaaaaatgtgttCAAACCCATTCGTTAATAATCTGAATATCCTTTAATACCAAcgaagtgaagaaaaaaaaatgctcacaATTTTTAAATCTTCTGTTAATTTGACCAAAAATACTAACAGCTTGGATTACTTATAGCAAAAAGGTTAAATAGTACATATCTAtgttttaaacaataataagaGGAACATGCAACTACCTTTAAGGCTTTAACTGCAATTTGAccccttttttaaaaatatctaatGCTATTTAAAAAGACTATATCTTTGGGACTAAAGGTGGTCTAGAacattctctttaaaaaaaaaaaaaaaagtggtctAAATCAGGGTGGCAATGTtttaatggttttatttttagaaaaaaaaaaatatcatcaacgTTACTAGAAGTCACAAATACTTAATTGTGATTGTTAAATATTCTCCACACATCCAATGAAACGAAACCAATTGACAAGCTCTCATTCTCATATTAATCAATATTGACAAGGATATAAAACTAAATAAGGTGACTGAATAGCTGTGAGTGTCggtatttaattttaaactacaaatcaaaatcatcaagTTGATTGTTGTGGTTCCCAGTCCCAAAGGTATTATTTATGTCCACAGAAATTTTCAATGCTAGATTCAACAACCTCCCACAACTTTTTTATTGATACAATTAAgaattaacaataataataaaattgttaagaaaatatgaaaagcaTTAAAAGATCAACTTGTTTGCAGAACACCAGCCATTCGTTCTTCCTTTTCCATTTTATTCCTGTAGTTGCGAAATGATCCACTCCAACCTTTCCGACGAcgacgacaacaacaacaaaaataaataaatgagttttTCTTCATCGTTTCAAAGGAATAAAGGATTTTGGAACAGTCCAGTTAGATTGATGTGGTGaagaacctttttctttttggttagcCGATTGAATTGCTTGTAGCTGTTTTTTAAAAACGAAAACGCATATTAAGAAACTAaggtgttaaaaaaaatcaactggCGACAAAACATGACAATAATCATATACTAAGGATTACACATgaatattattatcatcataaTTGCAATATTGGATTgatgaagctaaaaaaaaatttctttcaaaaatataacaatGACTCTAGAATTGTGCACGACTTCATGGtataaagttaataaaaagagaaaatataggACTACAATATTTTGTGCCACAATTTTTGACGTGATAGATTGtgattagaaaagaaaaagtggggAATTCATGTGAAAGTAACAAACATGAGATGTGAATTTAAATATGTGTACCTCATTTTGATGTTGCCTAAAAATTTCGATGATTGTCTTCCAactttggaaaatatttcaagCAATACTTCTGTTGGTAATTCATGTTGCAtgctcattttatttttatgatatttttggTGTGTACTTTtgaagttgttttgttttgtaatttatagtgttttgatttttgtatggATGAGTGATTGTTTAATTTATTagcaattatttttctttttctttttttttagaatagaaGCCTTTCATATATCCTTCTCTATAAATCTTAAATCTTATagtattgaatatatatatatatatatatatacatgtgtgcgtgtgtatgtgtttaactgataaatttattatttttttaaggttaaaCATTTCAACAATATTTTCCAATAAGAAAGGGATATATCAACAACTTCACTCATTCCACATAATAAAACGATTGATTTTGAAAGATACAAGGAATAATTAGATGCAAAAGATTCATTGAAAATGAACATGATATTTTGGTGGTAGGTTTAGGAACCAAAGGTATATTTCAATACAATTACTCACAAGCATTAAAGAAACTGCACGTAAGCATTCCTAGCAACTGCTTAATTAAGTTGTATTTCCAATCACATGATGCCAGGCATAGTCTTGCTAGGAAATTAAGAAAACTCTTGTCCGttacttttattaattaatggtaAAATAACAATTATGGACTTGTTACCTATTCAAAAAATAGTCGTATGTTTATGGTGACAAACCTGTGCCATACAACCACAAGCTTGCTTTTCAGTTGTTTAAAGCAATGTAGAGAATGTGAGAAGACAGAAGTTCACCTGCAACATATGTATTGATAATAGTCCAATCATTAAATATTGCAAGTAGAAACCAAAAGAGAgttattcaaaaacaaaagctgCATAAGTTGTATCAATATATAAATCAactattaataaatttgaaatagcTGGATAATCTTCGATATCCATTTCAGTTACTGAAGAAAAAGTTATTAACTTTGATGATGGTCATGGCAAAATAGATTGATATCCCCTTCCAGTTCCGTAGAAGGCATTGATATTCCCCTTTTAAAGAAGGGTAGAGGGAGGCCAAGAGAGTAATTTAGGTGCCATTATACAGTGTAATACCATAAACACATGGTtcctcaattaaattaaatcctCAATTCTATGTGCATTTTATTATATGGTAAATGTATCATGTACTTCAACCAGTACAAATTTTATATGCTAGATGGCCTAGCACTGAACTAATTTTCTATGTTTACAATTAATCTACTGCTATCTTATAGAAAGATTGTAGTAGgaataacattttaaaaatatatatatatattgtacggTGTGTGGTCCCAGGCCCATTGTTGTTGGGCCCAAGGCTATACAATGTGCAGTCAAAAGCCCATTGCCAATGGGACCAATCAGTTTGGACTGCACGGCAAGTTAGGTCGAGGCCTGTTCAAGCCTCAATGCCGCTATTGCTCAGATGCGTCTCGGAATACATCGATAGTGCCTTGGGAGATATCATTGCCAAGCATCACTCGGCATCTATCACAAGTTCTAATATTTAAGTTCTTATTCCTAAAGTGGGTCCCAGCTCTATCAAGAATAATCCAAACGGGTCCCACCCGCACGAGGATTGTTAGAAAAAAATCATTCGTAACCCACTAATAATTGTGAGCCCAATCATACAATAGGCCCATTAACTGAGCATAGGGcacgcgcgcgcacacacacacacacacacacacatatatatattatatgctatggatacaaatttttataatctcAAGAATGTTCTACATGACAAAAGAGAACATTCAAAGCAtttgaatagaattttaatCAATGTTTTTTGCTAGTGGGTGGCTTAAGAttcataaatcacatacaaattaaaacaaaaacaaaaactttgaaCAAATAGTCAGCTCTTGggatcaaaagaaagaagactAAACATCACCAGGTCTCTAGTTTTCCCCTTCAAAATCACATACTTCCTTAGAACACCTTCCCTCTAGAACCCAAACTTCTCTAGCATCCTTTGGGAGCCGACATTTTCTGCATCAACTATAGCTTCAAGCCTTTCCAAGTGTGGTTATTCAGCAAATATAGTATTAGCCACCTGCTTAACTGCTTTAGTTGCAATCCCTCTGCGTCAGTACTTGGAGCCCAAAACATAGCCAAGTTCacctctacacttatcattgtCTAAATTTTTGGTCACTGAAATGGCACCAATGGGTTGACCATTAAGGCAAATTGCCCTTAATCATGGGTGAGGAATAACTTTGGCATTGATAAAGTTGATTGCATCTTCTTTGTTAGTGTAAGGTTCCCATGTGCAAAAGCGGGTCTAATCGACATTGAGATTAGATTACACAGGAGTTTTCTGGAATCTAGTTCGTTTTGTTTGGTAATCCTCAGCATGTATAGGCCAAATTCGGGACTGATATTGGGGTCTTGTTAATGAGATGCTAGGCAATGTTACACACTGCAGCTCTTAATTAACTTATCAACAAgtaaccttctttttttttaacaaaactaaaGCATTCATAGATCCAAGATGGTATTTAACATCAAGaaaactttaaattaaaaaacttcccAAACTGAAATATAAGAATTGCTACATCCCATAAcacatccaacaaaaaaaaaaactccaatcGACATTGAGATCAGATATTTGATACagtttgtttaaatttaaatacatacaCAGAGGAGATCTGCTACAATATTTGGCATTGTAATAAACACACAGAAAATTGTTTCAGCCGCAACAATATTGCCTTATTTTGCACAGACTACACAAACTAATCTGAGTCGCATCACCACACTCAAGAGGCGGCAGACagtaacaaaatttgaaaagggaataaaaaacatcaagaaatcaagcaaaaagAATAGAGCAAAAAACAGACTAGGATTTAGAGATACCTGAATTGAAGCATCCAACTTCTGTCAATATTTATATACTGTGAGGAAATGAGTAAGTAAGACAGAGAAGCTGCTGTTAGAAGGTGGGGAAGGGAAAGCAACACGTGAGAAATAAAAGGGACGTGAGGATTCTGTCATTAGAAGGTGGGAAGGGGAAGGAACACATGAGAAACAAAAGGGAAGGAAATCAAGAGGTTGTAGTCATAGGTTTCTAAGGGTTTTTAATTTAGAAGGCTTGAGTTTGGgctttgttgaggtctaaaaattcacagtaaaataagcccaagaaagaataagctaagcccaagaacgagtaagttaagcccagaagaagaaaaaaaaaaaagaagagaccaagtccaaagggattatacaaaaggccctgaggatcccgaagcccagaaaaggaaaagcgaccaaagaagaaaaagagagagcatCACAGCAAAATACAAGGCGCAAGGATCCTCGGGCACCATCAACAAGcgcgaagaaaaaagaagaccaggacagatcgatagaaagaaaaacaaagaaaaaaaaaaaacaaaaggacgcaagcgacccttcatggcacagacagaaaaggcgtcggggaaccaa
This genomic window contains:
- the LOC126695476 gene encoding uncharacterized protein LOC126695476, which translates into the protein MVYMCFLVDQTRKVRRSKPAAGTCSRCGGGARVAEMKTATRFCYVPFYWKSWKAIICTYCGAILKSYR